One stretch of Dissulfurimicrobium hydrothermale DNA includes these proteins:
- a CDS encoding (4Fe-4S)-binding protein yields MQRLGFTFCRPVPKSFEKYGIYWAIGLFAVIIWLEESTGIKDSPRATAFLILFILMGATISSVFFPLQAWCRYLCPMGRMTGAAATFSLIEFRPDHEKCKGCGTFACKRGRDGMRGCPVYLGAFAVRNNLDCLVCGHCVAMCDRDSPRLNLRSPFSELILNKGRFITCSFIIPFLMGSQLARFIFHGFDVEIWCQKTAICNMGIFSSLLIVGFLYAMAFVRIGAHTFGVTEDEVFGRFSPMIPIFVPMAFAGELIYRLNYSLSNAPDFFPTLGRQFGIGPLLLLTFYIPEWFFRFIDSFIMASSAVAALYVLYRFANDDFHGMVGRSGYAVTQALIIIMAASYFCVLPIWR; encoded by the coding sequence GTGCAAAGACTTGGGTTTACGTTTTGCAGGCCTGTTCCGAAATCATTTGAAAAATATGGAATATATTGGGCCATAGGACTCTTTGCGGTTATTATATGGCTAGAAGAGAGTACTGGAATCAAGGATTCCCCAAGGGCAACTGCATTTTTGATACTCTTTATCCTCATGGGGGCTACTATCAGCTCTGTCTTTTTCCCGCTCCAGGCCTGGTGTAGATATCTTTGTCCGATGGGGAGAATGACAGGGGCAGCGGCCACCTTCTCCCTTATTGAATTCAGACCTGATCATGAAAAATGCAAGGGGTGCGGCACATTTGCATGCAAGCGCGGGCGGGATGGGATGCGCGGTTGTCCTGTCTATCTAGGGGCGTTTGCCGTAAGAAACAACTTAGATTGCCTGGTATGCGGCCATTGTGTTGCCATGTGCGATAGAGATTCCCCTAGACTCAATCTAAGGAGCCCGTTTTCAGAATTGATTCTAAATAAGGGGAGGTTTATAACCTGTTCATTTATTATCCCTTTTTTAATGGGCTCTCAGCTTGCACGTTTTATATTTCATGGATTTGATGTGGAGATATGGTGTCAAAAGACAGCTATTTGTAATATGGGCATTTTTTCATCCCTGTTGATCGTCGGTTTTTTGTATGCCATGGCCTTTGTCAGGATAGGGGCACATACATTCGGTGTCACAGAAGATGAAGTATTTGGCAGGTTTTCACCCATGATTCCCATATTTGTACCTATGGCCTTTGCCGGAGAGCTTATTTACAGACTCAACTATTCACTTTCCAACGCCCCAGACTTTTTCCCTACACTTGGCAGACAATTTGGCATCGGCCCGCTACTTTTATTGACGTTCTATATCCCTGAATGGTTTTTTCGGTTTATTGATTCATTTATTATGGCTTCCAGTGCCGTCGCCGCCCTTTATGTACTCTACAGATTCGCAAATGACGACTTTCATGGTATGGTAGGCAGATCTGGATATGCTGTCACTCAAGCCCTTATAATCATCATGGCGGCAAGCTATTTTTGCGTACTTCCGATCTGGAGATAG
- the priA gene encoding replication restart helicase PriA: MGDEIGRLIDVVLPLPVEHAFTYALRPGDQLPPMGSRVLVPVGRRRAIGIVWGVADRHPPGGAREILEIFDYVPFLPRSILRFLEWVSSYYFYPIGKVIEEALPPGFFSSRSRRFVDTTKTRRRPVSKRPEFPSWRDEVDITLTSEQSAALKYIEPALQSGSYMPILLHGVTGSGKTEIYLRAAQSCLDRQRGVIFMVPEIAMTTQAVGRFIARFGDEIAVLHSALTERQRRDEWLRIQRRESRLVIGTRSAIFAPIEDVGLLIVDEEHDASYKQEDRLKYNARDMAVMRAKMDGAVVILGSATPSISSYTNAVSGRYHLITLERRVEDRPLPRVTVVDRRRRKKKAAPDGTTQRRPIWLTDVLEIAIGETLERHEQTLLFLNRRGFATYVFCPECGHVFRCPHCEVSLTWHKDSMQQVVWPDKPLGYVDSGDGLGRQGDGVLVCHYCGMSRPAVPICPKCGGLAARGAGYGTERLVSDLVKMFPAAKIARLDRDAAKGRVEMEGVLKDFHEGRLDILVGTQMVTKGHDFPGLTLVGIIWADMPLNFPEYSAAEQTFQLLTQVAGRAGRSSKPGHVVIQTFMPDHYALECAARYDYLSFYKKETALRKKMCYPPFGRLINLKFSGNDNEILKKTAFKMFEAAKQAISSNPDGLRVEIFGPSPAPKARVKDRFRWHILLKSESMSDLRTACARMLSIRNEAIPASVMFDVDVDPVSLL, encoded by the coding sequence ATGGGTGACGAAATCGGGCGCCTTATAGACGTCGTTTTGCCGCTCCCGGTCGAACATGCGTTTACATATGCCTTAAGGCCTGGCGACCAGTTGCCGCCTATGGGCAGCCGAGTGCTTGTGCCGGTAGGGCGGAGACGGGCAATCGGCATCGTTTGGGGCGTGGCTGACAGACACCCGCCAGGCGGCGCTAGGGAGATATTGGAAATATTTGATTATGTTCCGTTTCTGCCAAGATCTATTCTAAGATTTCTTGAGTGGGTCTCGTCCTATTATTTCTATCCTATAGGCAAGGTTATTGAAGAGGCGCTTCCTCCGGGCTTTTTCTCGTCGAGGTCAAGGCGATTTGTTGATACAACAAAAACAAGGAGACGCCCTGTTTCCAAAAGACCCGAGTTTCCTTCCTGGCGAGACGAGGTCGATATAACGCTCACCTCCGAACAGAGTGCAGCGCTTAAATACATCGAGCCCGCGCTCCAGTCCGGGTCGTACATGCCTATACTCCTTCATGGAGTGACGGGAAGCGGGAAGACGGAGATCTACCTGAGGGCAGCGCAAAGCTGTCTGGATCGACAGAGAGGCGTCATCTTTATGGTGCCGGAAATCGCCATGACTACCCAAGCGGTTGGTAGGTTCATCGCAAGATTTGGGGATGAAATTGCCGTACTTCACAGCGCCCTTACCGAACGTCAGCGCCGAGATGAATGGTTGCGGATCCAGCGGAGGGAAAGCCGCCTGGTGATAGGCACACGCTCGGCCATATTCGCCCCTATTGAGGATGTCGGTCTCCTGATCGTAGATGAGGAGCATGATGCGTCTTATAAGCAGGAAGATAGGCTGAAATACAATGCCCGGGATATGGCGGTGATGAGGGCCAAGATGGATGGAGCTGTTGTAATCTTGGGGTCGGCCACCCCCTCAATCTCAAGTTACACAAATGCCGTTTCGGGGCGTTATCATCTTATAACCCTTGAGAGACGGGTAGAAGACAGGCCGTTGCCTAGGGTGACAGTTGTGGACAGACGGCGGAGAAAAAAGAAAGCAGCACCTGATGGAACAACCCAAAGGCGCCCGATCTGGCTTACGGATGTGCTTGAAATTGCCATAGGCGAGACCCTTGAGCGGCATGAGCAGACCCTTCTTTTTTTGAACCGCCGGGGTTTTGCAACCTATGTATTTTGTCCTGAATGCGGCCATGTATTCAGGTGTCCTCACTGTGAGGTGAGCCTTACTTGGCATAAAGATAGTATGCAGCAGGTTGTGTGGCCTGACAAACCTCTTGGGTATGTCGATTCGGGTGACGGGCTGGGTCGCCAGGGAGATGGGGTGCTCGTCTGCCACTACTGCGGGATGTCTAGGCCGGCCGTACCCATATGCCCAAAGTGCGGCGGTCTTGCGGCAAGGGGTGCTGGATATGGCACTGAAAGGCTTGTAAGCGACCTTGTCAAGATGTTTCCTGCGGCCAAGATTGCAAGGCTTGACAGAGATGCGGCCAAGGGGCGTGTTGAGATGGAAGGTGTTTTGAAAGACTTTCACGAAGGGCGTCTTGATATCTTGGTGGGTACACAAATGGTGACCAAGGGTCATGACTTTCCAGGACTTACGCTGGTAGGGATCATATGGGCTGACATGCCGCTCAATTTTCCCGAATATTCGGCTGCTGAACAGACATTTCAGCTCCTGACCCAGGTGGCGGGCAGGGCAGGGCGCAGCTCAAAACCGGGCCACGTGGTAATCCAGACCTTCATGCCAGATCACTATGCTTTGGAGTGTGCAGCAAGATATGATTATCTATCTTTTTATAAAAAAGAGACGGCACTTAGAAAAAAGATGTGCTATCCACCGTTTGGCAGATTGATCAATTTGAAATTTTCAGGTAACGACAATGAGATATTAAAAAAAACCGCCTTTAAGATGTTCGAAGCGGCAAAACAGGCTATTTCAAGTAATCCTGACGGTTTACGAGTCGAGATATTCGGTCCTTCACCTGCCCCAAAGGCAAGGGTGAAGGACCGATTCCGTTGGCATATACTGCTCAAATCGGAATCCATGTCCGATCTGCGGACCGCTTGTGCCAGGATGCTCTCGATACGAAATGAAGCCATTCCTGCAAGCGTGATGTTTGATGTGGATGTAGACCCTGTGAGCCTTTTATAG
- the galU gene encoding UTP--glucose-1-phosphate uridylyltransferase GalU → MKVRKAVVPVAGLGTRFLPATKAIPKEMLTVVDRPTIQYIVEEVVASGIKEVVLITSAGKAAIENHFDYSFELETYLAQKGKFDLLREVRNISRLINVVSVRQKEPLGLGHAVMVSESVIGGEPFVVVLGDDLVDAEVPCVYQMLKIFERLEESIVAVQKVSLKEVHRYGIVEGEEIEPGVYRVDRLIEKPTVGATKSNLAVIGRYCLRPEIYDCLHRTLPGIGGEIQLTDALDMMRKERALYAYEFKGRRFDAGDKLGYLEATVTFALEHQDIGGPFKEFLKGLVKNLD, encoded by the coding sequence ATGAAGGTCAGAAAGGCAGTTGTGCCTGTTGCGGGTCTTGGAACCAGATTTTTGCCGGCTACAAAGGCCATACCCAAAGAGATGCTTACAGTGGTTGACCGGCCTACAATCCAATATATCGTCGAAGAAGTGGTGGCCTCTGGCATAAAGGAGGTTGTACTTATCACATCTGCCGGGAAGGCCGCCATCGAGAACCACTTTGATTATTCATTCGAACTTGAGACGTACCTTGCCCAGAAGGGCAAATTCGATCTCCTTCGCGAGGTCCGCAATATTTCAAGACTTATAAACGTCGTCTCGGTCCGCCAGAAAGAACCCCTGGGGCTCGGCCACGCAGTCATGGTCTCGGAAAGCGTTATCGGCGGCGAACCGTTTGTTGTGGTGTTGGGCGATGACCTTGTCGATGCCGAGGTACCGTGCGTCTATCAGATGCTCAAGATATTTGAGCGGCTTGAAGAATCCATAGTGGCCGTACAGAAGGTATCATTAAAGGAGGTCCATAGATACGGCATTGTGGAAGGCGAGGAGATAGAGCCTGGCGTATACCGGGTGGATAGGCTTATTGAAAAACCAACTGTAGGCGCCACAAAATCGAATCTGGCCGTCATAGGTCGTTATTGTCTGCGCCCTGAGATATATGACTGCCTCCACAGGACGCTCCCAGGTATAGGGGGGGAGATACAGCTTACCGACGCGCTTGACATGATGCGCAAGGAACGGGCGCTCTATGCCTATGAATTTAAGGGTAGGCGTTTTGATGCCGGAGACAAATTGGGTTATCTTGAAGCCACTGTAACCTTTGCCCTTGAACATCAGGACATCGGCGGGCCATTTAAGGAGTTTTTGAAAGGGCTCGTAAAGAATCTGGATTGA
- a CDS encoding energy-coupling factor ABC transporter ATP-binding protein, translated as MKPIIKIENISYRYYDTILALNEISFSINKGEKLAIIGANGSGKSTLLQLISGLIFPNSGKIFFEDKEINGNTLKKDDFLKFFRSKVGYVFQESDIQLFCPTVLDELLYGPMQLGLSEDQAMKRADEIMQLLNIERLKHRPSYMLSGGEKKRVAIGSILTMNPEVLLFDEPTNGLDPKTQSFIIDLLYALNDAGKTIIIATHDLSLVNELNANIVVLSEEHKIEKIGKAENILKDQDLLFKVNLVHKHVHSHGQIMHRHIHSHYLFHKH; from the coding sequence ATGAAACCTATTATAAAAATAGAAAATATATCTTATAGGTATTATGACACAATACTTGCGCTCAATGAAATATCATTCTCAATAAATAAAGGTGAAAAATTAGCGATAATAGGTGCTAACGGAAGTGGAAAATCAACATTATTACAATTAATAAGTGGGTTAATATTTCCAAATTCAGGGAAAATCTTCTTTGAAGATAAAGAGATAAATGGCAATACGTTAAAAAAAGATGATTTCTTAAAATTTTTCAGATCAAAAGTTGGATATGTTTTCCAGGAATCTGATATCCAACTATTTTGTCCAACTGTTCTTGATGAATTGTTGTATGGGCCTATGCAATTAGGACTTAGCGAAGATCAGGCTATGAAGAGAGCTGATGAAATCATGCAGCTCCTTAATATAGAAAGATTAAAACACAGGCCGTCATATATGCTTTCAGGTGGTGAAAAAAAACGAGTTGCTATAGGCTCAATATTAACGATGAATCCAGAGGTTTTGCTTTTTGACGAACCTACCAATGGACTTGATCCAAAAACACAATCATTTATTATAGATCTATTATATGCCTTAAATGATGCAGGAAAAACAATTATAATAGCAACGCATGATTTATCTCTTGTAAATGAATTAAACGCAAATATTGTAGTACTTTCAGAAGAACATAAAATTGAAAAAATAGGAAAAGCAGAAAATATATTGAAAGATCAAGACTTATTATTTAAAGTCAATCTTGTGCATAAACATGTCCACTCTCACGGCCAGATTATGCATAGGCATATACATTCCCACTACCTATTTCATAAACATTAA
- the cbiQ gene encoding cobalt ECF transporter T component CbiQ — translation MSFIDSGLIHIGRIIKTLFLQWEFASKNALFQRIDARIKLIFLVSFIIIISLKNEIHTQIFITIFIFSLMLLSRLNPIVFYKKILILWFIFGFLIILPSAFNVITEGRVVLPILMLSKSYDVWIYHIPQIIGFTNKGIVIIVMFTLRIINSLSLSFLIVYTTPFHEIIKALKVFKIPDTILMIVILSYSYIFIFSKTVEEIYLAKKARTLIRNNDKESRQWIAGRVAYIFRKTQQRYEDIFKAMLSRGFANEIMLYNFKKINIYNYIIALLLFSLELYCCFI, via the coding sequence ATGTCCTTTATTGATAGCGGACTGATCCATATAGGTAGGATTATAAAAACATTATTCCTACAATGGGAATTTGCATCTAAAAACGCATTATTCCAAAGGATTGATGCGCGCATAAAACTTATTTTCTTAGTTTCTTTTATTATTATAATTTCTCTAAAAAATGAGATACATACACAGATATTTATCACAATATTCATATTTTCTCTAATGCTGTTGTCTCGATTGAACCCAATCGTTTTTTATAAAAAAATTCTAATTCTTTGGTTTATATTTGGCTTTTTAATTATTCTGCCATCCGCTTTTAATGTAATTACAGAAGGAAGAGTTGTTTTGCCAATCTTAATGCTTTCCAAATCCTATGATGTTTGGATCTATCATATTCCACAAATAATTGGTTTTACGAACAAAGGTATAGTGATTATTGTGATGTTTACATTACGAATAATAAATTCTCTTTCTCTTTCATTTTTAATTGTCTATACTACGCCATTTCATGAAATTATAAAGGCATTAAAGGTTTTTAAGATACCTGATACAATTTTAATGATTGTTATATTGTCATATAGTTATATATTTATATTTAGTAAGACAGTAGAAGAAATATATTTAGCAAAAAAGGCAAGAACATTAATAAGAAATAATGATAAAGAGTCAAGACAATGGATCGCAGGAAGAGTTGCATATATTTTTCGTAAAACACAACAGAGATATGAAGATATATTTAAAGCAATGCTAAGTAGGGGTTTTGCTAATGAAATTATGCTATATAATTTCAAAAAAATTAATATATATAATTATATAATAGCATTATTATTGTTTAGCCTTGAACTATATTGTTGTTTCATATAG
- a CDS encoding PDGLE domain-containing protein produces the protein MTLFQKKLLVGLVVMAFISPIGIILPEKFKAGDAWGEWNIDTLKELVGYVPEGLRRLADIWKAPIPDYNLGGENASFAIQIWSYIVSGIIGILLVGFISYILSKIILKNHE, from the coding sequence ATGACTTTATTTCAGAAAAAACTTTTGGTAGGTCTTGTTGTAATGGCGTTCATATCTCCTATAGGGATCATCCTACCTGAAAAATTCAAGGCGGGTGATGCATGGGGCGAATGGAATATTGACACCCTTAAAGAGCTTGTCGGATATGTGCCTGAAGGTCTAAGAAGATTGGCAGATATATGGAAGGCCCCCATACCTGATTACAATCTGGGTGGAGAAAATGCATCTTTTGCCATTCAAATCTGGTCTTATATTGTGTCAGGTATAATTGGTATATTGCTTGTAGGCTTCATCAGTTATATATTATCAAAAATTATCTTAAAAAATCACGAATGA
- the cbiM gene encoding cobalt transporter CbiM, protein MHIPDGYLSPQTYIPLYGLTAIFWAAGIKKIRKSLSARYIPYTAMAAAFSFLIMMFNIPIPGGTTGHAVGAAIVAILLGPWTAVIAISIVLIIQAFVFGDGGITAIGANCFNMAVVAPFVSYWIFIMIKDGKTNGSRIKIAAFLSGYIGLVTASLFAAIEFGIQPLIAAAPDGRALYAPYPLSVAIPAMVGEHALVFGILEGVVTLLVFNYFFKNEPGLIYGLRDNQEAA, encoded by the coding sequence ATGCACATACCAGACGGCTATTTAAGCCCTCAAACATACATACCATTATACGGCTTAACAGCAATATTTTGGGCTGCTGGCATCAAAAAGATAAGGAAATCTCTATCCGCAAGATATATCCCTTATACGGCCATGGCAGCGGCGTTTTCATTTCTCATAATGATGTTTAACATACCGATCCCTGGCGGGACAACGGGCCATGCGGTTGGAGCGGCTATTGTGGCAATCCTGCTTGGTCCATGGACGGCCGTAATAGCCATATCAATAGTCCTTATAATACAGGCCTTTGTATTTGGAGACGGCGGAATTACCGCCATAGGCGCAAATTGTTTTAATATGGCTGTGGTGGCACCATTTGTATCATATTGGATATTCATAATGATTAAAGACGGGAAGACAAACGGTTCAAGGATTAAGATAGCGGCCTTTCTATCAGGCTATATCGGCCTGGTGACTGCCTCATTGTTTGCCGCCATTGAATTCGGCATCCAGCCTTTAATTGCAGCAGCCCCTGATGGCAGGGCCTTATATGCCCCATATCCTTTATCAGTAGCTATTCCGGCGATGGTCGGCGAACATGCACTTGTATTTGGTATTTTAGAAGGTGTGGTAACACTTTTAGTATTTAATTATTTTTTTAAAAATGAGCCAGGATTAATTTATGGACTCCGAGATAATCAGGAGGCGGCATGA
- a CDS encoding CBS and ACT domain-containing protein yields the protein MKVKNWMTKNVVTIQPEASLHEALELMSRHSIRHLPVVKDGLMQGLVTESNIRQYLYPSMLDELTVSNIMILNPITADPNASLDSVARLMQHYKIGGLPVLEKRQLVGIITNTDIVGAFIEFLGLLKKSSRLDVVLSEKDGALDDVIRLIREMGGKILSVVVDAQSPRKKVHYIRLEKSDLTSIVKTLEEKGHKVLSVLD from the coding sequence GTGAAGGTCAAGAACTGGATGACGAAAAACGTCGTTACAATCCAACCTGAAGCCTCTCTACATGAAGCGCTAGAGTTGATGAGTCGGCATTCGATACGACATCTGCCAGTAGTAAAAGATGGCCTGATGCAAGGTCTAGTGACAGAGAGCAATATCAGGCAATATCTCTATCCATCCATGCTGGATGAGCTTACAGTATCCAACATCATGATCTTGAACCCCATAACAGCCGATCCAAATGCAAGTCTTGATTCAGTTGCAAGATTGATGCAACACTACAAGATAGGCGGCCTCCCCGTGCTTGAGAAAAGGCAGCTTGTCGGCATAATAACTAACACCGACATAGTCGGTGCATTTATTGAATTTTTAGGTCTTTTAAAAAAGAGTTCGAGACTGGATGTGGTCCTTTCCGAAAAAGACGGGGCGCTAGACGACGTGATCCGGCTGATCAGAGAGATGGGCGGAAAGATCTTGAGCGTGGTAGTTGATGCCCAGTCGCCGAGAAAAAAGGTGCACTATATCAGACTTGAAAAAAGTGACTTGACGTCTATAGTCAAAACATTGGAAGAAAAAGGGCACAAAGTCCTGTCGGTATTGGATTGA
- a CDS encoding homocysteine biosynthesis protein, giving the protein MACYQVNKTFQEINEKIRSGKAVVVTAEEMIGIVRSYGEVEAARRVDVVTTGTFSPMCSSGAFINFGHSVPGIKASKVWLNGVPAYAGLAAVDIYIGATEPVEDDPLNKVYPGEFLYGGGHVIHDLVAGKAVQLKAEAYGTHCYPRQRLEKRVTLKDLPFAQLCNPRNAYQNYNCAVNVTNKTIYTYMGTLRPNLGNANYCTSGQLSPLFNDPHYRTIGIGTRIFLGGGIGYVVSAGTQHKPNVEYNEKGLPKRPAGTLMVLGDLKNMNNKWLVGVSILGYGCSLAVGLGIPIPILNEEMAFRTGVSDEDIVTQVIDYGKDYPEGKATPLGEVSYAQLKSGSIVIGGKEIPTSPLSSYVKAKEIAEILKTWIKQGSFLLGEPQELLPSAF; this is encoded by the coding sequence ATGGCATGCTATCAGGTAAACAAAACCTTTCAGGAGATAAATGAAAAGATACGCTCGGGCAAGGCCGTTGTGGTTACTGCCGAAGAGATGATAGGGATTGTCAGATCCTACGGCGAGGTTGAGGCGGCAAGAAGGGTTGATGTGGTGACTACGGGCACATTCTCTCCCATGTGTTCGTCAGGCGCATTTATAAATTTCGGGCACAGCGTACCAGGCATCAAGGCATCAAAGGTATGGTTGAATGGTGTACCAGCCTATGCAGGCCTTGCTGCTGTCGATATATATATTGGAGCTACTGAACCTGTGGAGGACGATCCTTTAAATAAGGTATATCCGGGTGAATTCCTCTATGGCGGTGGACATGTCATACATGACCTTGTGGCCGGAAAGGCGGTTCAGCTCAAGGCGGAGGCCTATGGAACACACTGCTATCCAAGGCAGCGCCTTGAAAAGAGGGTTACATTAAAAGATCTTCCATTTGCACAGCTATGCAACCCAAGAAATGCCTATCAGAACTATAATTGTGCCGTAAATGTAACCAATAAAACCATATATACCTATATGGGGACCTTGCGCCCTAATCTCGGAAATGCAAATTATTGCACATCAGGTCAATTGAGTCCTTTGTTCAACGATCCGCATTACAGAACTATAGGTATTGGTACGCGCATCTTCCTGGGCGGTGGAATAGGATATGTCGTATCAGCTGGAACCCAGCACAAGCCTAATGTAGAATACAACGAAAAGGGGCTCCCAAAAAGACCGGCCGGCACGCTTATGGTGCTCGGCGACCTAAAAAATATGAATAATAAGTGGCTGGTGGGGGTGAGTATCCTTGGGTATGGTTGTTCGCTCGCTGTAGGCCTTGGAATCCCGATACCTATTCTAAACGAAGAGATGGCATTTAGGACAGGGGTTTCTGATGAAGACATAGTCACCCAAGTGATCGACTACGGGAAAGACTATCCAGAGGGGAAGGCGACGCCGCTTGGCGAGGTAAGCTACGCTCAACTTAAAAGCGGTTCTATTGTCATCGGTGGAAAAGAAATCCCGACATCGCCGCTTTCAAGTTATGTCAAGGCTAAAGAGATCGCTGAGATCTTGAAAACATGGATAAAACAAGGAAGTTTTCTGCTTGGAGAGCCACAGGAGCTCTTGCCTTCTGCCTTCTGA
- a CDS encoding HU family DNA-binding protein, which yields MNKGEIIDRMAKAAGISKTAADKALTEFTNAVAEALKSGDKVTLIGFGAFHVSERQARTGRNPRTGAKLQIPAKKMVKFKPGARLAEAV from the coding sequence ATGAACAAGGGAGAAATCATAGACCGCATGGCCAAGGCAGCCGGCATATCAAAAACAGCGGCAGATAAGGCGCTTACCGAATTTACAAATGCTGTGGCCGAGGCATTGAAGTCCGGAGACAAAGTGACATTAATAGGTTTTGGTGCATTCCATGTCTCTGAAAGACAGGCCAGGACAGGTAGGAATCCTAGAACAGGCGCCAAATTGCAGATACCTGCGAAAAAAATGGTCAAATTCAAGCCAGGCGCAAGGCTTGCCGAGGCGGTATAA
- a CDS encoding DVU0524 family FlgM-associated protein, which produces MNISAYHIQNVIRSYSQRMGRKNPSQRTDSGSDRNLDTISISANAKNAQLAAQLTKTIAQKTLSSNKDDKNEIEAAKRFIKRLAVDGTDRIEPDVVSKEEGGFRFKLLSPDNEETIKEFSFK; this is translated from the coding sequence ATGAACATCTCTGCATATCATATTCAAAATGTAATAAGGTCTTATAGCCAGAGGATGGGGCGAAAAAATCCATCCCAACGGACCGACTCTGGTTCAGATCGCAATTTGGATACCATATCTATATCTGCAAACGCCAAAAATGCCCAATTGGCTGCACAATTGACAAAAACTATTGCCCAAAAGACCTTGTCTAGCAATAAAGATGACAAAAATGAGATAGAAGCGGCCAAGAGGTTTATCAAGAGATTGGCTGTAGATGGTACGGATCGGATTGAACCAGACGTCGTTTCTAAAGAAGAGGGAGGATTCAGATTCAAGCTGCTAAGTCCTGATAACGAAGAGACAATAAAGGAATTTTCATTTAAATAA
- a CDS encoding flagellar biosynthesis anti-sigma factor FlgM — MKITELNQQNQINPYLNQTQQTQIVQRQRDVQQTNRQQGGLQDKVEISTRSKILQSTDRIKNILDTNRSQKVQEIAAQVQQNTYKINPAKVAGAMMKDLIKDLG, encoded by the coding sequence ATGAAAATCACAGAACTGAATCAACAAAACCAAATAAACCCATACCTGAATCAAACTCAGCAGACCCAAATAGTTCAACGTCAAAGGGATGTTCAGCAGACAAACAGACAACAAGGTGGCCTTCAAGACAAGGTTGAGATATCCACGCGTTCCAAAATCCTACAAAGCACGGATCGAATAAAAAATATCTTGGATACAAATAGATCACAAAAGGTCCAGGAAATCGCCGCACAGGTACAGCAAAATACATATAAGATCAATCCAGCCAAGGTCGCAGGCGCAATGATGAAAGACCTAATAAAAGATTTGGGCTAA
- a CDS encoding DMT family protein: MTKILQTSLLLVISNVFMTFAWYAHLKNLRGEKWYVAALLSWGIALFEYLVQVPANRIGYQEMNLSQLKILQEAITLSIFVPFSVLYMQQPIKLDYLWAALCILGAVYFVFKT; the protein is encoded by the coding sequence ATGACCAAGATATTGCAAACCTCACTGCTGCTCGTCATATCAAATGTCTTTATGACATTTGCATGGTATGCACATCTGAAAAATCTTAGAGGGGAAAAGTGGTATGTAGCTGCACTTTTAAGCTGGGGAATCGCACTTTTCGAATATCTTGTGCAGGTTCCGGCAAATCGCATAGGTTATCAGGAGATGAATCTTTCACAGCTCAAGATACTTCAGGAGGCCATAACCCTTTCAATCTTTGTGCCGTTCTCTGTTCTCTATATGCAGCAACCTATAAAATTGGACTATCTATGGGCAGCGCTCTGCATATTGGGGGCTGTCTATTTTGTATTCAAGACCTAG